AGAGATTGCTAAAAGGGCATCGGCAATCCTTGAGGCGTGGTTCCCTGGTCAGGAAGGGGCAGGCATAATTGTTGACGCCCTGTTTGGAGACCTTAACCCTGGTGGCAAAACCACACTCACATTCAGCCAGTCCGCAGGTGTACAGCCCCTGTTTTATAACCATAAATTTCTTTCACAGGGCTTCCCGAAGCTACCTGAATTCACGCCCGTATTCCCGTTCGGTCACGGCCTGAGCTATACAGAATTTACATACAGCGATCTTGAGCTTCCATCATCCGAAATACCTGTGAATGGTAAAATTGATATAGGTTTCAAAATAAAAAACAGCGGTAAACGGGCGGGCGATGAGGTGGCACAGCTTTATATAAACGACCCGGTGGCCAGCATCCCAAGGCCTGTAAAGGAGCTTAAGGGGTATAAGAGGGTTTCTTTAATGCCGGGTGAACAGAAAAAGATAATTTTTACACTTTATGCAGACTTGCTTGCATTTACCGGCCTTGATTACAGGAAGATAGTAGAGCCGGGTGAGATAAGGATTATGATCGGGTCATCAAGTGAGGATATCAGGCTTGATAAAAGCATAATGGTTACAGGTGAGAAACGATACCCCGGTGAGGATAGGATTTTAATAACAGATGTAAAATTGGTAGATTGTTAATGACCTGGTAAATGGTCTCATTAAATATTTCTCAGGAATCATCAGGAATGTCCTTACGTAGAGACAGGTTTTAAACCTGTCTCTACACAAAATGCCTGATTTAACAATATTGGCAGCACACACCACCCATACCTGCATTACTCTGATTTTTCATTCTGAATCTTTTTTCCATCACCTAAGATAAACAAAAACAGGAATATTGCCCCGAAGGTTATGTAAATATCAGCCACATTCAGGATACCTGTTCTGAGAGGGCCTATTCCGAAATTCATAAAATCAATTACCTTTCCATCATACATAAGCCTGTCTATAAGGTTTCCTATGCCCCCACCAAGCACCATTGCCAGCATAAGGGTCTGTCTTGTGGAAAAGGCCTTTGAAAAGATCAGGTAGACAAACATGGCGGCAAGAAAAAGGGATACGGCAACAGAAAAGAGCCAGAACCTGATCTCCTCATTTACATTGGCCCCCATACCCAGAAATCCGCCTGTGTTTTCAGCATATGTCAGTACAAAAAAGTTATATAAAAAGGAGATGGGTGCCGAATTCTGAAGGTATTCCTGTGCAATCTTTTTTGTAACCTGATCAGATAAAACTGTCCCGGCGAGTATCATTAAAATATATATGGCCCTTTCTTTTATTTTCATATGCTTTACTTTTTCCTTATGAGATATTATAGAGATTCCGATTCAGGCAATATATTATATAGAAACATTTAGTTCAATAATGAGATATAGATATTTATAAAAAATTTGTAAAAATTTTTAAAAAAGGAGCAATAAATGGCCTGGACAAAAATCCTGTTGAGCGGTGATGACCTGAAGTCAGGAGAGGTAAAGCGGTTACAGGCGAGATTTCGTGATGCCTTTCATGAGGCAGGCATGCCAACAGACATGGCCATGTTTGCAGGCCAGCCGACTGACACAGGATACTTTCCTTTTTATCTGACACCGGCATGCACAAAAAATGCTGAAAATTTCATATCAGAATATGCAGGGGTAAGTTGCGACAAGCCACATAAAAGTGGCCTTGAACCGACAATGGTAATAGGTTTTAACAGGGGATGGGATTTACTCATAGAGTAACTGAATTTTAAGACCGTATACCTCAAACCGGAAACCTCAAACCGGATGTTTATTCCAGTTCCGGTATTATTACACCTCCTGATGGAACAACATTAACAGTTGGATAAGGTATGAACTGGGCACTTTTGTGAATTGCATCTTCAATGGTTGCAGCACTAATAAAACCGAGTTTTTCCGCATCATCTTGCGGGACTTCCCCTGAAAACAGGATAACACGATAACTTTCAAGGGCAAGGATCACCTGGGCAATTGACATATTAAGTTCAGGGGCGCCTCCGCTGATAATCCTCTGCCCTGAATTAAAAAAATCAAAAAGAGCCTCTTTAAGCCTGCCTTTGTATTTTTCCCTGAATGCCAGGCATGCATCAAGGTACCCCATTCTAAAGGCTGAAGTGCATTTGCCTGTAAGAATAATCACACCCTGCTCCTTTGTAATAATGGATGCGGGCTCAAGGGGCTTCATAAGCTGGGTCGCCTGAGTATAGGGAAAGGCACTTATTATGGTGATATCTGCCCTGTTTTTAAAGGTTTTTGAAACAAGTTTTTTACAAATACCCGCGCCTTTTGTGTGAGCATTAACAGGGTGACCTGCTACTACATTATACAGGTTATCATTATGGTCAAGCACACTGTTAATAATAAAATCAAGCCTCCCTGCACTGGCAAGGGCTGTTACCTCCTCATAAAAGGGGTTGGGAGTCAAACCCCCGAGAACAATCTTCCTGAATGCATACCTCATATGATGTTCAAGTATGGCATCAAAATTTGAAATGCCCGGAAACATGATCTTTCCGCCCCCACCAAAACCGTTCAACGGGTGCGGAAATATGGAACCTATGCCTATCCTGAAATCAGCCTCGTATGCAAGCCTGTTTATC
The Desulfatiglans sp. DNA segment above includes these coding regions:
- the lspA gene encoding signal peptidase II; this encodes MKIKERAIYILMILAGTVLSDQVTKKIAQEYLQNSAPISFLYNFFVLTYAENTGGFLGMGANVNEEIRFWLFSVAVSLFLAAMFVYLIFSKAFSTRQTLMLAMVLGGGIGNLIDRLMYDGKVIDFMNFGIGPLRTGILNVADIYITFGAIFLFLFILGDGKKIQNEKSE
- the larA gene encoding nickel-dependent lactate racemase → MKDLYIRYGHKKLFFDVPEGFNILDVADFEDNPVLSDTKNLTINALDNPVDALPLEKQLRPSDRIAILIEDNTRNSPKKEILKHLLERLARISIPESNIIIIVALGTHEALTSKEMIMTYGEEVINDYTIINHDPLSPDLMPVGKLVSGTVVRINRLAYEADFRIGIGSIFPHPLNGFGGGGKIMFPGISNFDAILEHHMRYAFRKIVLGGLTPNPFYEEVTALASAGRLDFIINSVLDHNDNLYNVVAGHPVNAHTKGAGICKKLVSKTFKNRADITIISAFPYTQATQLMKPLEPASIITKEQGVIILTGKCTSAFRMGYLDACLAFREKYKGRLKEALFDFFNSGQRIISGGAPELNMSIAQVILALESYRVILFSGEVPQDDAEKLGFISAATIEDAIHKSAQFIPYPTVNVVPSGGVIIPELE